CGCTATTGCATGGCGCAAAACTACCTGCCAGCCATTGTTGATGGTGACAAACGCGTTCTGGTCGTTGATGGCGAACCTGTTCCCTATTGCCTGGCTCGCATTCCGCAAGGTGGTGAAACGCGTGGCAATCTGGCGGCCGGTGGCCGTGGCGAACCGCGTCCGCTGACCGAAAGCGACTGGGAAATTGCCCGCCGCGTGGGTCCAACGCTTAAAGCGAAAGGTCTTATCTTCGTAGGTCTGGACATCATCGGCGACCGCCTGACCGAGATTAACGTCACCAGCCCAACCTGTATCCGCGAAATCGAAGCCGAGTTCCCGGTGTCGATTACCGGCATGCTGTTTGACGCCATTGAGAAGCGCCTCGCGAAGTAATCTCTGAGTGGCGGTAGGGAAACCGCCAGCTAGTGACAGCCTGCCACTTTCCCCGCATACTGGGTGCTGTCGCTTTTTCAACCGGGATCAGAACCTCTGACAATGAATTTACAGCATCACTTTCTAATTGCCATGCCGGCGCTCCAGGACCCACTGTTTAAGCGTGCTGTCGTTTATATTTGCGAATACAACGACGAAGGCGCGATGGGGATAATTATTAACAAACCCCTTGAAAATCTTCAGGTTGACGGTGTTCTTGAAAAACTAAAAATTGAACCAGAACCACGTGACCCAGCAATTCGCCTTGATAAACCTGTCTTTATTGGCGGCCCGCTGGCGGAAGACCGTGGGTTTATTCTGCATTCGCCACCAGATTGTTTTGCTTCCAGCATCCGCATTTCTGACGAAACCGTGATTACCACATCCCGCGATGTACTCGAAACCATCGGTACGGCAAAACAGCCTGCGGATGTAATTGTCGCGCTCGGTTACTCCTCGTGGGAAAAAGGGCAACTGGAACAAGAGATTCTGGACAATGCCTGGCTCACGGCCCCTGCCGATGCCTCTATTCTTTTCCATACCCCTATTTCCGAACGCTGGCGTGAAGCCGCTAAATTAATCGGAATTGATATTCACAATATGCCAAGTGAAGCGGGGCACGCTTAATGAGCAGTGGAACATTGTTAGCCTTCGATTTTGGCACCAAAAGCATTGGTGTTGCGATTGGCCAACGCATTACCGGTACCGCACGCCCTCTTACCGCGTTAAAAGCGCAGGACGGCACACCAGACTGGAACGTAATCGAAAAAATCCTTAAAGAGTGGCAGCCCGATGAAGTTATCGTTGGCCTGCCGCTGAATATGGATGGCACCGAACAACCGCTGACCGTTCGGGCTCGCAAGTTTGCCAACCGCCTGCATGGGCGCTTTGGCGTTAAAGTCTCTTTGCAGGATGAGCGCCTTAGCACCGTTGAAGCACGTGCCGGGTTGTTTGAGCACGGCGGCTTCCGTGCTCTGAACAAAGGCAGCATTGATTCAGCTTCAGCCGTGATTATTCTTGAAAGCTGGTTTGACTATAATCCCTGATTTTACCCGTCATACTTCGAGCTGTGAGGGTGTTGGCTGCACTCGCTTACCCACAGCTCGAATGATTTAGGGTATAAAATCATCAAGGCGGAAATCTCTAGCTGGCCGCTATTTTCGTTTAGCCTCAGTTAATTCATGCCTTGCCGCGACGGCCAGAAAATGGCTCCGATCGCGATAGCCCGATGCTGGCTGCTGCACACGGTTATCAATACGTTCCAGAAGCGCGTCCGGAAGCGAAATATTTATTCGCTGCTGTTTCCCTTCCAGGGCAGATAAATCGACATCCACCATCACCCATTGATTACAATGGGCGTAATCAGGATGAGCAGCATAAACAAAAGGCCCAGCATCTTTTATCAGGGTGATATCTACACCGCTTTTCACCATCATATCGGCAATCATTAAAATGGCTTCGCGCACTGTTACGGCAATTTCATCCTGATTATCCGCCGCTGAGACACAGCCAAATTTATCAACACACAACGCAGGCACAACCAGACCATACGCTTCGTTCTCATTTGCAGGCATTTCCACACCAACAGAAAAAAACATGAGTTACCTCCGGGAGCGTGGGATTAAATCCCCGCAAGTTTACGAATAAATCTGACAGTGCCGATGGGTAAATCTTTTTTAGGATGTGGAACCGGGAACGTATTCCCTGTATTTGGCGACCACCCTATCCAGTGGCTGCCACCAGTGTTTCTGACGGGTTCGCATCCTGCGGCCTTCAGTTCTTTTATGAGATCAGAAGATTTCATTGCTTCCCCCTGATCTGACAAAATCATACACACGCAAACACACACAAACAATATTTACGATGGCCATTTTTCATCCTGCCAATCACGATGGTTATCTTGTTTCTCCCCAAGCCTTCCCTGCGCCCGCATTACCACCTCACTCTGCGCAAAACTCTGCATGCCATACTGCTGTCCGGTTTGTATCTGCCCCGGTAATTGATGCGTTTTCCCTTCGCGGATAAGACTCGCTATGGCGGGCGTATTCACCAGCAATTCATATAGTGCAACTCGGCCACCGTGAAGGTCTGGCACGAGTTTCTGCGCAAGCACCGCTTTTAAACTTCCTGCAAGCTGGCTACGCACCATGTTTTTTTCCTCGGCGGGGAAAACGTCCACCAGCCGCTCCACTGCCTGTGCGGCCCCCCGAGTGTGAAGCGTCGCCAATACCAGATGCCCCGTTTCTGCGGCGGTCAGCGCAAGGCGGATGGTTTCGCTGTCGCGTAATTCCCCCAATAAAATAACATCCGGATCCTCGCGCAACGCAGCGCGTAATCCTGCCGCGAAAGAGTGACAATGCAGGCCGGGTTCTCGCTGTTGAATCAAACAGCGCTGTGAGTGGTGCACAAACTCAATTGGGTCCTCCAGGGTGAGAATATGCCCGTCCAGATTCTGATTAAGATGGTCCACCATGGCGGCAAGGGTGGTGGATTTCCCGCTGCCGGTGGCGCCGGTCACCAGAATTAAACCGTCAGGCAATTTGAGTAATTCGGGAATCAGCCCAGGGGCGTGTAGCGCATCAAGTTGTGGGCTGTGAGACGCCAGTAAACGCAAAGCGAGCGAGTACCCCTGCAACTGCCGGAAAGCGTTCGCTCGCAGGCGCATGCCTCCCTTTAGCGTGACCGCAAAATCCAGTTGCCCGTTATCTTTGAGGTGCTCTCTTTGCTCTTGAGTGATCCAGGCATCCAGCAGGGTATCGGGTTCGGGCGCACTTTCAGGCAGGTTTTCAAGCCGCCCTTGCCTGCGCCAGCGAGCAGGAAGCTTCGCGCACAGGTGTAGATCAGAGGCGTTATGCTTTACACTAAGGGCCACAATTTCTTCGATATCCATATCACTTTCCAACCTATGAACGAGATAGCGCACAATCTGGCACAGGTTCAGAATAAAATCCTGGCGGCAACTGAACGCTGCGGCCGTGCTCCAGAAGAAGTTACTTTGCTTGCAGTAAGCAAAACTAAGCCTGCGAGCGCCATCGCAGAAGCGATAGAGGCCGGGCAGCGCGCCTTCGGTGAAAACTACGTCCAGGAAGGCGTGGATAAAATTCGCTACTTTGCCGAAAACGGAGAAGTCGAGCTGGAATGGCACTTTATCGGCCCATTGCAGTCGAACAAAAGTCGCCTGGTGGCGGAGCATTTTGACTGGTGTCATACCGTTGATAGGTTACGCATTGCCGCTCGCCTGAGCGAACAGCGCCCGGCTGAACTGTCGCCGCTTAACGTACTGATTCAAATAAATATCAGCGATGAACAAAGCAAATCCGGTATTACGCTGAGCGAACTTGATGCTCTTGCAGCAGAGGTCGCAGCACTTCCGGGTTTGCTGTTACGAGGTTTAATGGCAATTCCTGCCCCTGAACCTGATTACGAGCATCAGTTAGCGGTTTGCCAGAAAATGGCCGACGCTTTCACATCGCTCAAAAACCGTTATGCAACGGTTGATACGTTGTCCCTGGGCATGACCGATGACATGGACGCCGCGATTGCCGCAGGCAGCACCATGGTGCGCATTGGAACCGCTATTTTCGGCGCGCGGGATTACTCCGCTCGCTAACCATTCTAATTATTGAGGAACGCCATGCTGACGTTGACTTTCCTGGTCAAGACACTGATTGAACTGTATGTGATGGTGCTGTTAATTCGCATCTGGATGCAGTGGTCACGTTGTGATTTTTATAATCCTTTTGCACAATTTATCGTCAAAATTACTCAGCCGATTGTTGGGCCGTTGCGCCGGGTAATTCCGTCTATTGGGCCGATTGATACTTCTTCCCTGCTGGTGGCGTTTATTCTCACCACGCTGAAGTATCCGATTCTGCTGCTGATTCAGGTGGGCGCCCTGTCGCTTGACCCAATGAATCTGCTGGTTGGTTTGTTATCACTGCTGAAATCTGCCGGTACGCTAGTGTTCTGGGTGATTATTATCCGTTCGCTGATGAGCTGGATTAGCCAGGGCCGCAGCCCAATCGAATATGTTCTGATGCAAATGACCGAGCCAATGATGGCACCGATTCGCCGTATTATTCCTGCTATGGGCGGCATCGATTTCTCTGCAATGGTGGTGATTTTGATCCTCTATGCATTGAATTACCTTGGCATGGATCTGTTCCCGGGGCTGTGGTATTTGCTGTGAGTGCAGTAAGTCTTAGCGCCGACGGGCTGGTTTTACGGCTGTATATTCAGCCGAAAGCCAGCCGCGACAGCATTATCGGGCTGCATGGCGACGAGCTAAAAGTCGCCATCACCGCCCCACCGATTGACGGCAAAGCCAACGCCCACCTGGTAAAATATCTGGCTAAACAGTTTCGCGTCGCCAAAAGCCAGGTGTTGGTTGAGAAAGGCGAACTGGGCCGTCATAAGCAAATTAAGATTATCGACCCGCAACACATCCCGACGGAAGTCGCGGCATTGCTCGAATAATTTCACAGGAATTCACTATGCAAAAAGTTGTCCTCGCGACCGGCAATGCCGGAAAGGTGCGCGAACTCGCTGATTTACTCGGCGATTTTGGCCTGGATGTAGTGGCACAGACAGAACTCGGCGTGGAATCAGTTGAAGAAACCGGCCTGACGTTTATTGAGAACGCGATTCTGAAAGCCCGCCACGCTGCACAGGTGACCGGTTTACCGGCGATTGCCGATGATTCTGGTTTAGCTGTAGACGTGCTGGGCGGTGCGCCGGGGATCTACTCCGCGCGTTACGCGGGCCTTGATGCCTCTGATCAACAGAACCTGGAAAAGCTGCTGGTGGCGCTGAAAGATGTGCCTGACGAGCAGCGCAAAGCGCGTTTCCACTGTGTGCTGGTGTATATGCGTCATGCTGAAGACCCAACGCCGCTCGTGTGTCACGGCAGTTGGGAAGGCCAGATTACTCGCGAATCAGCGGGGGCCGGCGGCTTTGGCTACGACCCGATTTTCTTTGTCCCGAGCGAAGGCAAAACTGCCGCAGAACTGACTCGAGACGAAAAACGCGCGATTTCCCATCGTGGACAAGCGCTAAAACTGTTACTGGAAGCAATGAAAAATGGCTAATTTGCCGCCACTGAGTCTCTATATTCACATCCCGTGGTGCGTGCAGAAGTGCCCCTACTGTGACTTCAATTCTCATGCACTTAAAGGCGACGTGCCGCACGACGAGTATGTCGCCCATCTGCTGCGCGATCTGGATAACGACGCGCCAATGGCGCAAGCACGTGAAATAAAGACTATTTTTATTGGTGGCGGAACGCCGAGCCTGCTTTCCAGCGAGGCGATGCAAACCCTGCTCGACGGCGTGCGTGCCCGTCTGCCGTTGGCAGCAGATGCAGAAATTACCATGGAAGCCAACCCTGGCACGGTAGAAGCAGACCGTTTTGTTGGCTACCAGCGCGCGGGTGTGAACCGAATCTCCATCGGCGTGCAGAGTTTCAGCGAGCCTAAACTCAAACGTCTGGGGCGTATTCATGACTCTGGCGAGGCAAAACGCGCGGCGAACCTGGCGAGCGGGTTAGGCTTACGCAGCTTTAACCTGGATTTAATGCACGGCCTGCCGGATCAATCCCTTGAAGAGGCGCTGGACGATTTGCGCCAGGCAATTGAACTCAATCCCCCGCATCTTTCCTGGTATCAGCTAACCATTGAGCCAAATACGCTATTTGGCTCACGCCCGCCAAAATTGCCGGACGACGATGCGCTGTGGGATATTTTCGAGCAAGGCGACAAATTGCTTACGGCCGCAGGCTATCAGCAATACGAAACCTCGGCCTACGCCAAACCGGGCTATCAGTGTCAGCATAATCTGAACTACTGGCGTTTTGGTGACTATCTGGGGATTGGCTGCGGGGCGCACGGCAAAGTGACATTCCCGGACGGGCGTATTTTGCGCACCGCTAAAACACGCCATCCGCGCGGTTATATGGAAGGGAAATATCTCGATCGCCAGCACGATGTGGAACAGGCAGACAAACCGTTTGAATTCTTTATGAACCGTTTCCGCCTGCTGGAAGCCGCGCCGCGGAATGAATTTAGTCTTTATACCGGGCTGGATGAGTCAGCAATTCGTGCGCAACTGGATGAGGCTATTACCAAAAATTATCTGGTTGAGACGCCGGAATACTGGCAGATCACCGAGCACGGTAAGCTGTTCCTCAACTCATTGCTGGAGCTGTTTTTGGCTGAGTAATTCTGTTGTAAATGGCGGGTGGCGCTGCGCTTACCCGCCCTACACAACCCAGTCCACCCGAAATTATTTTTAATTACAAAAACTTAAATATTCTTCACTCTACTAGTCAAAATCAGCGCCAGCACCGCAAGCCCGGCAATCAGCCAATATACCGAATAGTGGCCAAAACTTTCCGCCAGGGCGCCCTGAAGAACCCCCGCCAGAATCACGCCCGTCGAAATGCTATTGGTAAATAACGTGGTCGCAGAACCCGGTCTGCCCGGCATTAAATCCTGGAACCACAGCATGCCGATACCGGCGACAATCCCGATAAATACCGCGTTAAAGAGCTGGAGTAATATCAGCGCCGTGTGGCTGTGGAACAGAATCAGCCCCACATAGAACAGCACGCCCGCCGCCACCGCAATCACCATCATACGGCGTTTCCCAAAACGCTTCACGTAGTAACCTGCAAGGATCATCGCTGGGATCTCAAGGCCCGCCGCCGTTCCCATCAGAAGCCCGGCTAACGATTCCGGCAGCCCTAAATCGGTACTGATCCACAGCGGCATATCGATGATGTACATGGTGTTGCAGGTCCACATCAGCATGGAGGCGATAAATAGCATGCGTACGTTTTTATCTTGCCAGCCGCTGACCTGCGTGAGCGCCACATCTGCAGGCTGCTCAATTCTCTTAACCGAAGGGAGGGCGAAAAAGATAAGCGCCAGCGAGATAACAAAAATCCCCGCAGCGATAAGAAACATGGTGGTAAAACCGTAATTTAGCGCCAGCATAAACGACAGCGGCGGGCCAATAACCCAGGCAAGCGAAAGCTGCGCACGCATGATTGAGCTGAACATCACCACTTCGCGCGCCGAGTTATCCGCATACTCCCGAGCCAGGGCAAAAATTTGCGGCATCGCGGTGTTAGCAATAGAGGCGAACATCACGCCAATAGTGATTAACGTCAGGTAGTGGCGGTTAAAAGCAAAGAGCACGCAGTTTGCCACGGCCATTACGCAGCAAACCATAATCAGTTTGCGCCTGTCACCCCGGCTGTCGGAACGCTTCGCCAGCATCAGGCTGACTAAAATACCGGCGATAGCATTAACGGTGTAAAACAACCCGACCCAAAATGGCCGCACTTGCACTTCACGCGTTAAAAAAAGGCTAAGAGTGGGAGCCTGCAACGCGCCCGCAATCCCCATCATAAAAGCCACTACCATGAATGCAGCGTACACCGGATTAAGGCGTCGTCCTTGTGTCAAAAACCAGGCCATGCGGAAAGATCCTTTTGCTTGAGCGGGTGATTAAATTGCAAGCTCTCAACTATACCCTAACTTATTCAAGTTACAGCCAACACCCCTGCAGCTTGAAGAATGACGGGTATAAAAAAGCCAGCAGTAATAATCTGCTGGCCTGGTGAATTCACCAATACTCAGTCACACATGTATAGGTGAGTTAGTGCTTCACAGTCGCGGGGGTTGTCATCTCCCACTGCATTAAGTCTTCGAGCATCCTCAGACGTTGCGATGCTGTCAGGCGAGCCAGCCATCCAGCAGAAACACTTTGTGTTGCGGCAAAATACTGTTGATAAAACTTAACCACTGGCGACCGTTTCATATGCACCTCCTCACTTTCAACGTTGATGATTATTGACGTAATATGAGGAAAGTTAAATTGATGAGTTTCTGGCGGGAGTTCCTCTTTTATGTCTTCAGGTCGTCTGCAACAACAGTTCATACGCTTATGGCAATGCTTTGAAGGCAAGCCGCAGGAAACGACGTTAAATGATTTAGCCTCGCTGCTGAATTGTTCCCGGCGCCATATGCGGACTTTACTCAGCGCGATGCAGGAAAAAGGTTGGCTCAGTTGGAAAGCGGAAGCCGGCCGCGGCAAGCGCTCACAGCTTGAATTCCTTTATACCGGCCTTGCACTCCAGCAGCAGCGGGCAGAAGATCTTCTCGAGCAGGACAGGATCGATCAGCTCGTACAGATAGTGGGCGATAAAGCCGCAGTTCGTCAGATGTTGATCTCCCATCTTGGGCGTAGCTTCCGCCAGGGGCGGCATATTCTGCGCGTTCTCTACTATCGCCCCCTGCTCAATCTGTTGCCTGGCTCGGCGTTACGCCGTTCAGAAACCCATATTGCCCGGCAAATTTTCAGCGGATTGATCCGAATAAATGAGGAAAATGGGGAACTGGAAGCGGATATTGCGCACCACTGGCAGCAAATTTCCCCCTTACACTGGCGCTTTTATTTGCGCCCCGGCATTCATTTTCACCATGGCCGCGAACTGGACATGCTGGATGTCGTGACATCGCTGCAACGTATTAATGCCCTGCCGCTCTACTCACACATTACGCAAATTACCTCGCCAACCGCGTGGACGTTAGATATCACGCTTTCGCAACCGGATAACTGGTTGCCGTGGTTGTTGGGCAGCGTGAACGCAATGATCCTGCCCCGTGAATGGCAAACGTTAAACAATTTTGCCCGCCAGCCGGTCGGTTCTGGCCCGTATTCCGTGGTGCGCAATAACACCAATCAGCTAAAAATTCAGGCTTACGATGATTACTTTGGCTATCGCGCATTAATTGACGAGGTGAATTTCTGGGTGTTACCGGAGATCGGCGAGGAAGTCAGTTGCGCAGTGCAATTATCCGGGATGCCTGATAGCGAGAAAGCGGTTGAGAGCCGTCTTGAAGAAGGCTGTTACTACATTTTGTTTGATAGCCGCTCTCAATGCGGCAGCAATAAAGAGGTGCGCCGCTGGCTGAGCCACATTCTGGCCCCCATTCATCTGCTGTATAGCGCAGGCGAACAAAATCAGCAGTACTGGTTCCCGGCCTATGGTTTGCTCCCACGCTGGCACCATACGCGCCCGCAGCCGGTTCTTGAGAAACCCGCCGGGCTGGAATCCGTCACGCTGACGTTTTATCGCGATCACGTCGAGCACCGCGTGATCAGTAAAGTGATGGAAGCGTTGCTGGCGCGGCAAGGCGTTAAACTTATCGTCGAGGAAGTGAGTTATGAAGAGTGGCATCAGGGCGATGCGGAAAGCGATATCTGGCTAAATAGCGCAAACTTTACCTTGCCGCTGGAATTTTCCCTTTATTCACATCTTTATGAAGTGCCGCTGATTCAAAAATGTATCTCGATGGATTGGGAAACGGATACCCGTAAATGGCATAACGGCGAACTTTCTCTCCCGGAGTGGTGCCAGCAGCGCGTTGAAAATAATGATATTTTGCCCCTCATTCACCACTGGCTGCGTATCGAAGGGCAACGCAGTATGCGCGGTGTGAGGATGAATACCTTGGGGTGGTTCGACTTTAAATCCGCGTGGTTTGCGCCACCGGAACCGTAGAGCTTTCGCAACATTCACAAAGTCATTACAATGCACGCGTTCTCAACGGGGTGCTAAGACAAAAGTCTGGCTGAGAT
This genomic window from Buttiauxella gaviniae contains:
- a CDS encoding type II toxin-antitoxin system HicB family antitoxin — encoded protein: MFFSVGVEMPANENEAYGLVVPALCVDKFGCVSAADNQDEIAVTVREAILMIADMMVKSGVDITLIKDAGPFVYAAHPDYAHCNQWVMVDVDLSALEGKQQRINISLPDALLERIDNRVQQPASGYRDRSHFLAVAARHELTEAKRK
- a CDS encoding sugar efflux transporter translates to MAWFLTQGRRLNPVYAAFMVVAFMMGIAGALQAPTLSLFLTREVQVRPFWVGLFYTVNAIAGILVSLMLAKRSDSRGDRRKLIMVCCVMAVANCVLFAFNRHYLTLITIGVMFASIANTAMPQIFALAREYADNSAREVVMFSSIMRAQLSLAWVIGPPLSFMLALNYGFTTMFLIAAGIFVISLALIFFALPSVKRIEQPADVALTQVSGWQDKNVRMLFIASMLMWTCNTMYIIDMPLWISTDLGLPESLAGLLMGTAAGLEIPAMILAGYYVKRFGKRRMMVIAVAAGVLFYVGLILFHSHTALILLQLFNAVFIGIVAGIGMLWFQDLMPGRPGSATTLFTNSISTGVILAGVLQGALAESFGHYSVYWLIAGLAVLALILTSRVKNI
- a CDS encoding XTP/dITP diphosphatase; the protein is MQKVVLATGNAGKVRELADLLGDFGLDVVAQTELGVESVEETGLTFIENAILKARHAAQVTGLPAIADDSGLAVDVLGGAPGIYSARYAGLDASDQQNLEKLLVALKDVPDEQRKARFHCVLVYMRHAEDPTPLVCHGSWEGQITRESAGAGGFGYDPIFFVPSEGKTAAELTRDEKRAISHRGQALKLLLEAMKNG
- a CDS encoding YggT family protein; its protein translation is MLTLTFLVKTLIELYVMVLLIRIWMQWSRCDFYNPFAQFIVKITQPIVGPLRRVIPSIGPIDTSSLLVAFILTTLKYPILLLIQVGALSLDPMNLLVGLLSLLKSAGTLVFWVIIIRSLMSWISQGRSPIEYVLMQMTEPMMAPIRRIIPAMGGIDFSAMVVILILYALNYLGMDLFPGLWYLL
- a CDS encoding type IV pilus twitching motility protein PilT → MDIEEIVALSVKHNASDLHLCAKLPARWRRQGRLENLPESAPEPDTLLDAWITQEQREHLKDNGQLDFAVTLKGGMRLRANAFRQLQGYSLALRLLASHSPQLDALHAPGLIPELLKLPDGLILVTGATGSGKSTTLAAMVDHLNQNLDGHILTLEDPIEFVHHSQRCLIQQREPGLHCHSFAAGLRAALREDPDVILLGELRDSETIRLALTAAETGHLVLATLHTRGAAQAVERLVDVFPAEEKNMVRSQLAGSLKAVLAQKLVPDLHGGRVALYELLVNTPAIASLIREGKTHQLPGQIQTGQQYGMQSFAQSEVVMRAQGRLGEKQDNHRDWQDEKWPS
- a CDS encoding YggS family pyridoxal phosphate-dependent enzyme, with product MNEIAHNLAQVQNKILAATERCGRAPEEVTLLAVSKTKPASAIAEAIEAGQRAFGENYVQEGVDKIRYFAENGEVELEWHFIGPLQSNKSRLVAEHFDWCHTVDRLRIAARLSEQRPAELSPLNVLIQINISDEQSKSGITLSELDALAAEVAALPGLLLRGLMAIPAPEPDYEHQLAVCQKMADAFTSLKNRYATVDTLSLGMTDDMDAAIAAGSTMVRIGTAIFGARDYSAR
- the yggU gene encoding DUF167 family protein YggU — protein: MSAVSLSADGLVLRLYIQPKASRDSIIGLHGDELKVAITAPPIDGKANAHLVKYLAKQFRVAKSQVLVEKGELGRHKQIKIIDPQHIPTEVAALLE
- the hemW gene encoding radical SAM family heme chaperone HemW, which produces MANLPPLSLYIHIPWCVQKCPYCDFNSHALKGDVPHDEYVAHLLRDLDNDAPMAQAREIKTIFIGGGTPSLLSSEAMQTLLDGVRARLPLAADAEITMEANPGTVEADRFVGYQRAGVNRISIGVQSFSEPKLKRLGRIHDSGEAKRAANLASGLGLRSFNLDLMHGLPDQSLEEALDDLRQAIELNPPHLSWYQLTIEPNTLFGSRPPKLPDDDALWDIFEQGDKLLTAAGYQQYETSAYAKPGYQCQHNLNYWRFGDYLGIGCGAHGKVTFPDGRILRTAKTRHPRGYMEGKYLDRQHDVEQADKPFEFFMNRFRLLEAAPRNEFSLYTGLDESAIRAQLDEAITKNYLVETPEYWQITEHGKLFLNSLLELFLAE
- the sgrR gene encoding HTH-type transcriptional regulator SgrR — translated: MSSGRLQQQFIRLWQCFEGKPQETTLNDLASLLNCSRRHMRTLLSAMQEKGWLSWKAEAGRGKRSQLEFLYTGLALQQQRAEDLLEQDRIDQLVQIVGDKAAVRQMLISHLGRSFRQGRHILRVLYYRPLLNLLPGSALRRSETHIARQIFSGLIRINEENGELEADIAHHWQQISPLHWRFYLRPGIHFHHGRELDMLDVVTSLQRINALPLYSHITQITSPTAWTLDITLSQPDNWLPWLLGSVNAMILPREWQTLNNFARQPVGSGPYSVVRNNTNQLKIQAYDDYFGYRALIDEVNFWVLPEIGEEVSCAVQLSGMPDSEKAVESRLEEGCYYILFDSRSQCGSNKEVRRWLSHILAPIHLLYSAGEQNQQYWFPAYGLLPRWHHTRPQPVLEKPAGLESVTLTFYRDHVEHRVISKVMEALLARQGVKLIVEEVSYEEWHQGDAESDIWLNSANFTLPLEFSLYSHLYEVPLIQKCISMDWETDTRKWHNGELSLPEWCQQRVENNDILPLIHHWLRIEGQRSMRGVRMNTLGWFDFKSAWFAPPEP
- a CDS encoding YqgE/AlgH family protein; translated protein: MNLQHHFLIAMPALQDPLFKRAVVYICEYNDEGAMGIIINKPLENLQVDGVLEKLKIEPEPRDPAIRLDKPVFIGGPLAEDRGFILHSPPDCFASSIRISDETVITTSRDVLETIGTAKQPADVIVALGYSSWEKGQLEQEILDNAWLTAPADASILFHTPISERWREAAKLIGIDIHNMPSEAGHA
- the sgrT gene encoding glucose uptake inhibitor SgrT, whose amino-acid sequence is MKRSPVVKFYQQYFAATQSVSAGWLARLTASQRLRMLEDLMQWEMTTPATVKH
- the ruvX gene encoding Holliday junction resolvase RuvX; the protein is MSSGTLLAFDFGTKSIGVAIGQRITGTARPLTALKAQDGTPDWNVIEKILKEWQPDEVIVGLPLNMDGTEQPLTVRARKFANRLHGRFGVKVSLQDERLSTVEARAGLFEHGGFRALNKGSIDSASAVIILESWFDYNP
- a CDS encoding type II toxin-antitoxin system HicA family toxin, translating into MKSSDLIKELKAAGCEPVRNTGGSHWIGWSPNTGNTFPVPHPKKDLPIGTVRFIRKLAGI